A stretch of Brassica napus cultivar Da-Ae chromosome C6, Da-Ae, whole genome shotgun sequence DNA encodes these proteins:
- the LOC106430693 gene encoding serine/threonine-protein kinase BLUS1 isoform X1, with the protein MEKKKYPIGPEHYTIYEVIGQGCSALVHRALCIPFDEVVAIKILDFERDNCDLNNISREAQTMMLVDHPNVLKSHCSFVSDHNLWVVMPYMSGGSCLHILKAAYPDGFEEVIIATMLREALKGLDYLHQHGHIHRDVKAGNILLGARGAIKLGDFGVSACLFDSGDRQRTRNTFVGTPCWMAPEVMEQLHGYDFKADIWSFGITGLELAHGHAPFSKYPPMKVLLMTLQNAPPGLDYERDRKFSRSFKQMIASCLVKDPSKRPSAKKLLKHSFFKQARSSDYIARKLLDGLPDLVNRVQAIKKKEEDMLAQEKMADGEKEELSQNEYKRGISGWNFNLDDMKAQASLIQDIDCGLSESSLSESTTSLQALDSHDMQPETQEDIGQLANKHTQPLIHRTLSIARDKSDDESVASPSYDNYIYSSPRHEDLSLNNTTVASMHASNGKPMDSTSVATNQPTEIPAGNCVNKGDSDKTQDQLQNGAHPGDEVPAEMAVKPPKAAASLDESEDKSKPPVVQQRGRFKVTSENLDIDKVVVPSPILQKSHSMQVGNSIEVLSQHSAASLPPSVSGSDVALPNLTSSYVYPLVYPVLQTNILERENILHMMKVLTYRELTDGCSGEPGGLHQPSVAPTEKSMLEAAHEREKELLHDITDLQWRLICAEEELQKYKTEHAQV; encoded by the exons atggagaagaagaagtatcCGATAGGGCCAGAGCACTACACCATCTACGAGGTCATCGGCCAAGGCTGCAGCGCTCTAGTGCATCGCGCCTTGTGCATCCCTTTCGACGAAGTCGTTGCTATTAAGATTCTCGATTTCGAACGAGATAACTGCGACCtg AACAATATATCTCGTGAAGCGCAGACGATGATGCTCGTTGATCATCCCAATGTGTTGAAATCGCATTGCTCTTTCGTCAGTGACCACAATCTGTGGGTTGTTATGCCTTACATGTCTGGTGGCTCTTGCCTTCATATATTGAAAGCTGCTTATCCTGATGGCTTTGAGGAAGTTATTATCGCTACTATGCTCCGTGAGGCCTTGAAGGGCTTGGACTATCTTCATCAGCACGGCCACATTCACCGTGATGTCAAA GCGGGGAATATTCTGCTCGGTGCTCGTGGTGCAATCAAGCTGGGAGACTTTGGTGTATCTGCTTGTCTATTTGATTCAGGTGATAGGCAACGGACGAGGAACACGTTTGTTGGAACGCCTTGCTG GATGGCACCTGAAGTCATGGAGCAGTTACATGGCTATGACTTCAA GGCTGATATTTGGTCGTTTGGTATAACCGGGCTAGAGCTTGCACATGGACACGCTCCTTTCTCTAAGTATCCACCAATGAAG GTTCTGCTTATGACCTTGCAAAATGCACCACCAGGGCTGGATTACGAAAGAGACAGGAAGTTTTCAAGG TCTTTCAAGCAGATGATTGCCAGTTGTCTAGTCAAAGACCCTTCCAAACGCCCATCTGCGAAAAAATTGTTAAAGCATTCCTTTTTCAAGCAAGCGAGGTCAAGCGACTACATTGCTCGGAAACTTCTGGATGGGTTACCAGATCTTGTTAACCGTGTTCAGGCAATAAAG aaaaaggaagaagatatgCTTGCACAAGAGAAAATGGCAGATGGGGAGAAGGAGGAACTGTCCCAG AATGAATATAAGAGAGGTATCAGTGGGTGGAACTTCAATCTCGATGACATGAAAGCCCAAGCTTCATTG ATCCAGGACATAGATTGTGGCTTGTCGGAGAGCAGTTTATCTGAAAGTACAACTTCGTTGCAGGCTCTAGATTCACATGATATGCAACCGGAGACTCAG GAGGATATTGGTCAACTGGCAAATAAGCATACCCAACCCCTGATTCACCGAACTCTAAGTATCGCAAG GGATAAATCTGATGATGAAAGTGTTGCCAGCCCCAGTTATGATAACTATATATATTCCTCTCCCCGTCATGAGGATCTATCATTAAATAATACAACTGTGGCAAGTATGCATGCAAGCAATGGGAAACCAATGGATTCCACATCTGTCGCAACCAATCAGCCAACAGAGATTCCCGCAGGCAATTGTGTCAATAAGGGAGACAG TGATAAAACCCAAGATCAGCTTCAAAATGGGGCACATCCAGGAGATGAAGTACCAGCAGAGATGGCTGTTAAACCACCCAAAGCAGCAG CGAGTCTAGATGAATCTGAAGACAAATCAAAGCCGCCAGTTGTGCAGCAAAGAGGACGTTTTAAAGTAACTTCTGAAAATCTCGACATCGACAAG GTAGTAGTTCCATCTCCAATCTTGCAAAAGAGTCACAGCATGCAGGTTGGTAATAGTATTGAG GTGCTCAGCCAACATTCTGCTGCTTCTCTACCTCCCTCTGTTTCAGGATCTGATGTTGCTTTACCAAATCTAACAAGCTCATACGTTTACCCGCTTGTGTATCCAGTTCTGCAAACCAATATATTGGAAAGG GAGAACATTCTGCACATGATGAAAGTACTCACCTACAGAGAGCTGACAG ACGGATGTTCAGGTGAACCAGGAGGCTTACACCAACCTAGTGTAGCTCCTACTGAGAAATCAATG CTTGAAGCAGCACacgaaagagagaaagagttgCTCCACGACATAACCGACCTGCAATGGAG GCTCATTTGTGCAGAAGAAGAGCTTCAAAAGTACAAAACCGAACATGCCCAA GTTTGA
- the LOC106430693 gene encoding serine/threonine-protein kinase BLUS1 isoform X2, translated as MEKKKYPIGPEHYTIYEVIGQGCSALVHRALCIPFDEVVAIKILDFERDNCDLNNISREAQTMMLVDHPNVLKSHCSFVSDHNLWVVMPYMSGGSCLHILKAAYPDGFEEVIIATMLREALKGLDYLHQHGHIHRDVKAGNILLGARGAIKLGDFGVSACLFDSGDRQRTRNTFVGTPCWMAPEVMEQLHGYDFKADIWSFGITGLELAHGHAPFSKYPPMKVLLMTLQNAPPGLDYERDRKFSRSFKQMIASCLVKDPSKRPSAKKLLKHSFFKQARSSDYIARKLLDGLPDLVNRVQAIKKKEEDMLAQEKMADGEKEELSQNEYKRGISGWNFNLDDMKAQASLIQDIDCGLSESSLSESTTSLQALDSHDMQPETQEDIGQLANKHTQPLIHRTLSIARDKSDDESVASPSYDNYIYSSPRHEDLSLNNTTVASMHASNGKPMDSTSVATNQPTEIPAGNCVNKGDSDKTQDQLQNGAHPGDEVPAEMAVKPPKAADESEDKSKPPVVQQRGRFKVTSENLDIDKVVVPSPILQKSHSMQVGNSIEVLSQHSAASLPPSVSGSDVALPNLTSSYVYPLVYPVLQTNILERENILHMMKVLTYRELTDGCSGEPGGLHQPSVAPTEKSMLEAAHEREKELLHDITDLQWRLICAEEELQKYKTEHAQV; from the exons atggagaagaagaagtatcCGATAGGGCCAGAGCACTACACCATCTACGAGGTCATCGGCCAAGGCTGCAGCGCTCTAGTGCATCGCGCCTTGTGCATCCCTTTCGACGAAGTCGTTGCTATTAAGATTCTCGATTTCGAACGAGATAACTGCGACCtg AACAATATATCTCGTGAAGCGCAGACGATGATGCTCGTTGATCATCCCAATGTGTTGAAATCGCATTGCTCTTTCGTCAGTGACCACAATCTGTGGGTTGTTATGCCTTACATGTCTGGTGGCTCTTGCCTTCATATATTGAAAGCTGCTTATCCTGATGGCTTTGAGGAAGTTATTATCGCTACTATGCTCCGTGAGGCCTTGAAGGGCTTGGACTATCTTCATCAGCACGGCCACATTCACCGTGATGTCAAA GCGGGGAATATTCTGCTCGGTGCTCGTGGTGCAATCAAGCTGGGAGACTTTGGTGTATCTGCTTGTCTATTTGATTCAGGTGATAGGCAACGGACGAGGAACACGTTTGTTGGAACGCCTTGCTG GATGGCACCTGAAGTCATGGAGCAGTTACATGGCTATGACTTCAA GGCTGATATTTGGTCGTTTGGTATAACCGGGCTAGAGCTTGCACATGGACACGCTCCTTTCTCTAAGTATCCACCAATGAAG GTTCTGCTTATGACCTTGCAAAATGCACCACCAGGGCTGGATTACGAAAGAGACAGGAAGTTTTCAAGG TCTTTCAAGCAGATGATTGCCAGTTGTCTAGTCAAAGACCCTTCCAAACGCCCATCTGCGAAAAAATTGTTAAAGCATTCCTTTTTCAAGCAAGCGAGGTCAAGCGACTACATTGCTCGGAAACTTCTGGATGGGTTACCAGATCTTGTTAACCGTGTTCAGGCAATAAAG aaaaaggaagaagatatgCTTGCACAAGAGAAAATGGCAGATGGGGAGAAGGAGGAACTGTCCCAG AATGAATATAAGAGAGGTATCAGTGGGTGGAACTTCAATCTCGATGACATGAAAGCCCAAGCTTCATTG ATCCAGGACATAGATTGTGGCTTGTCGGAGAGCAGTTTATCTGAAAGTACAACTTCGTTGCAGGCTCTAGATTCACATGATATGCAACCGGAGACTCAG GAGGATATTGGTCAACTGGCAAATAAGCATACCCAACCCCTGATTCACCGAACTCTAAGTATCGCAAG GGATAAATCTGATGATGAAAGTGTTGCCAGCCCCAGTTATGATAACTATATATATTCCTCTCCCCGTCATGAGGATCTATCATTAAATAATACAACTGTGGCAAGTATGCATGCAAGCAATGGGAAACCAATGGATTCCACATCTGTCGCAACCAATCAGCCAACAGAGATTCCCGCAGGCAATTGTGTCAATAAGGGAGACAG TGATAAAACCCAAGATCAGCTTCAAAATGGGGCACATCCAGGAGATGAAGTACCAGCAGAGATGGCTGTTAAACCACCCAAAGCAGCAG ATGAATCTGAAGACAAATCAAAGCCGCCAGTTGTGCAGCAAAGAGGACGTTTTAAAGTAACTTCTGAAAATCTCGACATCGACAAG GTAGTAGTTCCATCTCCAATCTTGCAAAAGAGTCACAGCATGCAGGTTGGTAATAGTATTGAG GTGCTCAGCCAACATTCTGCTGCTTCTCTACCTCCCTCTGTTTCAGGATCTGATGTTGCTTTACCAAATCTAACAAGCTCATACGTTTACCCGCTTGTGTATCCAGTTCTGCAAACCAATATATTGGAAAGG GAGAACATTCTGCACATGATGAAAGTACTCACCTACAGAGAGCTGACAG ACGGATGTTCAGGTGAACCAGGAGGCTTACACCAACCTAGTGTAGCTCCTACTGAGAAATCAATG CTTGAAGCAGCACacgaaagagagaaagagttgCTCCACGACATAACCGACCTGCAATGGAG GCTCATTTGTGCAGAAGAAGAGCTTCAAAAGTACAAAACCGAACATGCCCAA GTTTGA
- the LOC106430693 gene encoding serine/threonine-protein kinase BLUS1 isoform X5: MEKKKYPIGPEHYTIYEVIGQGCSALVHRALCIPFDEVVAIKILDFERDNCDLNNISREAQTMMLVDHPNVLKSHCSFVSDHNLWVVMPYMSGGSCLHILKAAYPDGFEEVIIATMLREALKGLDYLHQHGHIHRDVKAGNILLGARGAIKLGDFGVSACLFDSGDRQRTRNTFVGTPCWMAPEVMEQLHGYDFKADIWSFGITGLELAHGHAPFSKYPPMKVLLMTLQNAPPGLDYERDRKFSRSFKQMIASCLVKDPSKRPSAKKLLKHSFFKQARSSDYIARKLLDGLPDLVNRVQAIKKKEEDMLAQEKMADGEKEELSQNEYKRGISGWNFNLDDMKAQASLIQDIDCGLSESSLSESTTSLQALDSHDMQPETQEDIGQLANKHTQPLIHRTLSIARDKSDDESVASPSYDNYIYSSPRHEDLSLNNTTVASMHASNGKPMDSTSVATNQPTEIPAGNCVNKGDSDKTQDQLQNGAHPGDEVPAEMAVKPPKAADESEDKSKPPVVQQRGRFKVTSENLDIDKVVVPSPILQKSHSMQVLSQHSAASLPPSVSGSDVALPNLTSSYVYPLVYPVLQTNILERENILHMMKVLTYRELTDGCSGEPGGLHQPSVAPTEKSMLEAAHEREKELLHDITDLQWRLICAEEELQKYKTEHAQV, translated from the exons atggagaagaagaagtatcCGATAGGGCCAGAGCACTACACCATCTACGAGGTCATCGGCCAAGGCTGCAGCGCTCTAGTGCATCGCGCCTTGTGCATCCCTTTCGACGAAGTCGTTGCTATTAAGATTCTCGATTTCGAACGAGATAACTGCGACCtg AACAATATATCTCGTGAAGCGCAGACGATGATGCTCGTTGATCATCCCAATGTGTTGAAATCGCATTGCTCTTTCGTCAGTGACCACAATCTGTGGGTTGTTATGCCTTACATGTCTGGTGGCTCTTGCCTTCATATATTGAAAGCTGCTTATCCTGATGGCTTTGAGGAAGTTATTATCGCTACTATGCTCCGTGAGGCCTTGAAGGGCTTGGACTATCTTCATCAGCACGGCCACATTCACCGTGATGTCAAA GCGGGGAATATTCTGCTCGGTGCTCGTGGTGCAATCAAGCTGGGAGACTTTGGTGTATCTGCTTGTCTATTTGATTCAGGTGATAGGCAACGGACGAGGAACACGTTTGTTGGAACGCCTTGCTG GATGGCACCTGAAGTCATGGAGCAGTTACATGGCTATGACTTCAA GGCTGATATTTGGTCGTTTGGTATAACCGGGCTAGAGCTTGCACATGGACACGCTCCTTTCTCTAAGTATCCACCAATGAAG GTTCTGCTTATGACCTTGCAAAATGCACCACCAGGGCTGGATTACGAAAGAGACAGGAAGTTTTCAAGG TCTTTCAAGCAGATGATTGCCAGTTGTCTAGTCAAAGACCCTTCCAAACGCCCATCTGCGAAAAAATTGTTAAAGCATTCCTTTTTCAAGCAAGCGAGGTCAAGCGACTACATTGCTCGGAAACTTCTGGATGGGTTACCAGATCTTGTTAACCGTGTTCAGGCAATAAAG aaaaaggaagaagatatgCTTGCACAAGAGAAAATGGCAGATGGGGAGAAGGAGGAACTGTCCCAG AATGAATATAAGAGAGGTATCAGTGGGTGGAACTTCAATCTCGATGACATGAAAGCCCAAGCTTCATTG ATCCAGGACATAGATTGTGGCTTGTCGGAGAGCAGTTTATCTGAAAGTACAACTTCGTTGCAGGCTCTAGATTCACATGATATGCAACCGGAGACTCAG GAGGATATTGGTCAACTGGCAAATAAGCATACCCAACCCCTGATTCACCGAACTCTAAGTATCGCAAG GGATAAATCTGATGATGAAAGTGTTGCCAGCCCCAGTTATGATAACTATATATATTCCTCTCCCCGTCATGAGGATCTATCATTAAATAATACAACTGTGGCAAGTATGCATGCAAGCAATGGGAAACCAATGGATTCCACATCTGTCGCAACCAATCAGCCAACAGAGATTCCCGCAGGCAATTGTGTCAATAAGGGAGACAG TGATAAAACCCAAGATCAGCTTCAAAATGGGGCACATCCAGGAGATGAAGTACCAGCAGAGATGGCTGTTAAACCACCCAAAGCAGCAG ATGAATCTGAAGACAAATCAAAGCCGCCAGTTGTGCAGCAAAGAGGACGTTTTAAAGTAACTTCTGAAAATCTCGACATCGACAAG GTAGTAGTTCCATCTCCAATCTTGCAAAAGAGTCACAGCATGCAG GTGCTCAGCCAACATTCTGCTGCTTCTCTACCTCCCTCTGTTTCAGGATCTGATGTTGCTTTACCAAATCTAACAAGCTCATACGTTTACCCGCTTGTGTATCCAGTTCTGCAAACCAATATATTGGAAAGG GAGAACATTCTGCACATGATGAAAGTACTCACCTACAGAGAGCTGACAG ACGGATGTTCAGGTGAACCAGGAGGCTTACACCAACCTAGTGTAGCTCCTACTGAGAAATCAATG CTTGAAGCAGCACacgaaagagagaaagagttgCTCCACGACATAACCGACCTGCAATGGAG GCTCATTTGTGCAGAAGAAGAGCTTCAAAAGTACAAAACCGAACATGCCCAA GTTTGA
- the LOC106430693 gene encoding serine/threonine-protein kinase BLUS1 isoform X6 codes for MEKKKYPIGPEHYTIYEVIGQGCSALVHRALCIPFDEVVAIKILDFERDNCDLNNISREAQTMMLVDHPNVLKSHCSFVSDHNLWVVMPYMSGGSCLHILKAAYPDGFEEVIIATMLREALKGLDYLHQHGHIHRDVKAGNILLGARGAIKLGDFGVSACLFDSGDRQRTRNTFVGTPCWMAPEVMEQLHGYDFKADIWSFGITGLELAHGHAPFSKYPPMKVLLMTLQNAPPGLDYERDRKFSRSFKQMIASCLVKDPSKRPSAKKLLKHSFFKQARSSDYIARKLLDGLPDLVNRVQAIKKKEEDMLAQEKMADGEKEELSQNEYKRGISGWNFNLDDMKAQASLIQDIDCGLSESSLSESTTSLQALDSHDMQPETQEDIGQLANKHTQPLIHRTLSIARDKSDDESVASPSYDNYIYSSPRHEDLSLNNTTVASMHASNGKPMDSTSVATNQPTEIPAGNCVNKGDSDKTQDQLQNGAHPGDEVPAEMAVKPPKAAASLDESEDKSKPPVVQQRGRFKVTSENLDIDKVVVPSPILQKSHSMQVLSQHSAASLPPSVSGSDVALPNLTSSYVYPLVYPVLQTNILERENILHMMKVLTYRELTGEPGGLHQPSVAPTEKSMLEAAHEREKELLHDITDLQWRLICAEEELQKYKTEHAQV; via the exons atggagaagaagaagtatcCGATAGGGCCAGAGCACTACACCATCTACGAGGTCATCGGCCAAGGCTGCAGCGCTCTAGTGCATCGCGCCTTGTGCATCCCTTTCGACGAAGTCGTTGCTATTAAGATTCTCGATTTCGAACGAGATAACTGCGACCtg AACAATATATCTCGTGAAGCGCAGACGATGATGCTCGTTGATCATCCCAATGTGTTGAAATCGCATTGCTCTTTCGTCAGTGACCACAATCTGTGGGTTGTTATGCCTTACATGTCTGGTGGCTCTTGCCTTCATATATTGAAAGCTGCTTATCCTGATGGCTTTGAGGAAGTTATTATCGCTACTATGCTCCGTGAGGCCTTGAAGGGCTTGGACTATCTTCATCAGCACGGCCACATTCACCGTGATGTCAAA GCGGGGAATATTCTGCTCGGTGCTCGTGGTGCAATCAAGCTGGGAGACTTTGGTGTATCTGCTTGTCTATTTGATTCAGGTGATAGGCAACGGACGAGGAACACGTTTGTTGGAACGCCTTGCTG GATGGCACCTGAAGTCATGGAGCAGTTACATGGCTATGACTTCAA GGCTGATATTTGGTCGTTTGGTATAACCGGGCTAGAGCTTGCACATGGACACGCTCCTTTCTCTAAGTATCCACCAATGAAG GTTCTGCTTATGACCTTGCAAAATGCACCACCAGGGCTGGATTACGAAAGAGACAGGAAGTTTTCAAGG TCTTTCAAGCAGATGATTGCCAGTTGTCTAGTCAAAGACCCTTCCAAACGCCCATCTGCGAAAAAATTGTTAAAGCATTCCTTTTTCAAGCAAGCGAGGTCAAGCGACTACATTGCTCGGAAACTTCTGGATGGGTTACCAGATCTTGTTAACCGTGTTCAGGCAATAAAG aaaaaggaagaagatatgCTTGCACAAGAGAAAATGGCAGATGGGGAGAAGGAGGAACTGTCCCAG AATGAATATAAGAGAGGTATCAGTGGGTGGAACTTCAATCTCGATGACATGAAAGCCCAAGCTTCATTG ATCCAGGACATAGATTGTGGCTTGTCGGAGAGCAGTTTATCTGAAAGTACAACTTCGTTGCAGGCTCTAGATTCACATGATATGCAACCGGAGACTCAG GAGGATATTGGTCAACTGGCAAATAAGCATACCCAACCCCTGATTCACCGAACTCTAAGTATCGCAAG GGATAAATCTGATGATGAAAGTGTTGCCAGCCCCAGTTATGATAACTATATATATTCCTCTCCCCGTCATGAGGATCTATCATTAAATAATACAACTGTGGCAAGTATGCATGCAAGCAATGGGAAACCAATGGATTCCACATCTGTCGCAACCAATCAGCCAACAGAGATTCCCGCAGGCAATTGTGTCAATAAGGGAGACAG TGATAAAACCCAAGATCAGCTTCAAAATGGGGCACATCCAGGAGATGAAGTACCAGCAGAGATGGCTGTTAAACCACCCAAAGCAGCAG CGAGTCTAGATGAATCTGAAGACAAATCAAAGCCGCCAGTTGTGCAGCAAAGAGGACGTTTTAAAGTAACTTCTGAAAATCTCGACATCGACAAG GTAGTAGTTCCATCTCCAATCTTGCAAAAGAGTCACAGCATGCAG GTGCTCAGCCAACATTCTGCTGCTTCTCTACCTCCCTCTGTTTCAGGATCTGATGTTGCTTTACCAAATCTAACAAGCTCATACGTTTACCCGCTTGTGTATCCAGTTCTGCAAACCAATATATTGGAAAGG GAGAACATTCTGCACATGATGAAAGTACTCACCTACAGAGAGCTGACAG GTGAACCAGGAGGCTTACACCAACCTAGTGTAGCTCCTACTGAGAAATCAATG CTTGAAGCAGCACacgaaagagagaaagagttgCTCCACGACATAACCGACCTGCAATGGAG GCTCATTTGTGCAGAAGAAGAGCTTCAAAAGTACAAAACCGAACATGCCCAA GTTTGA
- the LOC106430693 gene encoding serine/threonine-protein kinase BLUS1 isoform X4, whose amino-acid sequence MEKKKYPIGPEHYTIYEVIGQGCSALVHRALCIPFDEVVAIKILDFERDNCDLNNISREAQTMMLVDHPNVLKSHCSFVSDHNLWVVMPYMSGGSCLHILKAAYPDGFEEVIIATMLREALKGLDYLHQHGHIHRDVKAGNILLGARGAIKLGDFGVSACLFDSGDRQRTRNTFVGTPCWMAPEVMEQLHGYDFKADIWSFGITGLELAHGHAPFSKYPPMKVLLMTLQNAPPGLDYERDRKFSRSFKQMIASCLVKDPSKRPSAKKLLKHSFFKQARSSDYIARKLLDGLPDLVNRVQAIKKKEEDMLAQEKMADGEKEELSQNEYKRGISGWNFNLDDMKAQASLIQDIDCGLSESSLSESTTSLQALDSHDMQPETQEDIGQLANKHTQPLIHRTLSIARDKSDDESVASPSYDNYIYSSPRHEDLSLNNTTVASMHASNGKPMDSTSVATNQPTEIPAGNCVNKGDSDKTQDQLQNGAHPGDEVPAEMAVKPPKAAASLDESEDKSKPPVVQQRGRFKVTSENLDIDKVVVPSPILQKSHSMQVLSQHSAASLPPSVSGSDVALPNLTSSYVYPLVYPVLQTNILERENILHMMKVLTYRELTDGCSGEPGGLHQPSVAPTEKSMLEAAHEREKELLHDITDLQWRLICAEEELQKYKTEHAQV is encoded by the exons atggagaagaagaagtatcCGATAGGGCCAGAGCACTACACCATCTACGAGGTCATCGGCCAAGGCTGCAGCGCTCTAGTGCATCGCGCCTTGTGCATCCCTTTCGACGAAGTCGTTGCTATTAAGATTCTCGATTTCGAACGAGATAACTGCGACCtg AACAATATATCTCGTGAAGCGCAGACGATGATGCTCGTTGATCATCCCAATGTGTTGAAATCGCATTGCTCTTTCGTCAGTGACCACAATCTGTGGGTTGTTATGCCTTACATGTCTGGTGGCTCTTGCCTTCATATATTGAAAGCTGCTTATCCTGATGGCTTTGAGGAAGTTATTATCGCTACTATGCTCCGTGAGGCCTTGAAGGGCTTGGACTATCTTCATCAGCACGGCCACATTCACCGTGATGTCAAA GCGGGGAATATTCTGCTCGGTGCTCGTGGTGCAATCAAGCTGGGAGACTTTGGTGTATCTGCTTGTCTATTTGATTCAGGTGATAGGCAACGGACGAGGAACACGTTTGTTGGAACGCCTTGCTG GATGGCACCTGAAGTCATGGAGCAGTTACATGGCTATGACTTCAA GGCTGATATTTGGTCGTTTGGTATAACCGGGCTAGAGCTTGCACATGGACACGCTCCTTTCTCTAAGTATCCACCAATGAAG GTTCTGCTTATGACCTTGCAAAATGCACCACCAGGGCTGGATTACGAAAGAGACAGGAAGTTTTCAAGG TCTTTCAAGCAGATGATTGCCAGTTGTCTAGTCAAAGACCCTTCCAAACGCCCATCTGCGAAAAAATTGTTAAAGCATTCCTTTTTCAAGCAAGCGAGGTCAAGCGACTACATTGCTCGGAAACTTCTGGATGGGTTACCAGATCTTGTTAACCGTGTTCAGGCAATAAAG aaaaaggaagaagatatgCTTGCACAAGAGAAAATGGCAGATGGGGAGAAGGAGGAACTGTCCCAG AATGAATATAAGAGAGGTATCAGTGGGTGGAACTTCAATCTCGATGACATGAAAGCCCAAGCTTCATTG ATCCAGGACATAGATTGTGGCTTGTCGGAGAGCAGTTTATCTGAAAGTACAACTTCGTTGCAGGCTCTAGATTCACATGATATGCAACCGGAGACTCAG GAGGATATTGGTCAACTGGCAAATAAGCATACCCAACCCCTGATTCACCGAACTCTAAGTATCGCAAG GGATAAATCTGATGATGAAAGTGTTGCCAGCCCCAGTTATGATAACTATATATATTCCTCTCCCCGTCATGAGGATCTATCATTAAATAATACAACTGTGGCAAGTATGCATGCAAGCAATGGGAAACCAATGGATTCCACATCTGTCGCAACCAATCAGCCAACAGAGATTCCCGCAGGCAATTGTGTCAATAAGGGAGACAG TGATAAAACCCAAGATCAGCTTCAAAATGGGGCACATCCAGGAGATGAAGTACCAGCAGAGATGGCTGTTAAACCACCCAAAGCAGCAG CGAGTCTAGATGAATCTGAAGACAAATCAAAGCCGCCAGTTGTGCAGCAAAGAGGACGTTTTAAAGTAACTTCTGAAAATCTCGACATCGACAAG GTAGTAGTTCCATCTCCAATCTTGCAAAAGAGTCACAGCATGCAG GTGCTCAGCCAACATTCTGCTGCTTCTCTACCTCCCTCTGTTTCAGGATCTGATGTTGCTTTACCAAATCTAACAAGCTCATACGTTTACCCGCTTGTGTATCCAGTTCTGCAAACCAATATATTGGAAAGG GAGAACATTCTGCACATGATGAAAGTACTCACCTACAGAGAGCTGACAG ACGGATGTTCAGGTGAACCAGGAGGCTTACACCAACCTAGTGTAGCTCCTACTGAGAAATCAATG CTTGAAGCAGCACacgaaagagagaaagagttgCTCCACGACATAACCGACCTGCAATGGAG GCTCATTTGTGCAGAAGAAGAGCTTCAAAAGTACAAAACCGAACATGCCCAA GTTTGA